One Bacteroidota bacterium genomic window, TAGGGGGATATGATAATTCAGTTGATTATTTCAGTTTTTTCAATCAGCCCGACTGCATGATCCATCTTGCATGGGAAGGTTTACCGAATTATAAAGATTCATTTCATATCGAGGTTAATTTGCCACGTCATCTTCAGTTTTTAAATAATCTTATCAGCAATGGCCTTTCGGATCTAACTGTAACAGGTACTTGCTTTGAGTATGGCATGCAGGAGGGGAGTCTTGATGAGGATATGCCCTCGCTTCCTCAAAACCCTTATGGTATTGCAAAAAACAGACTCAGGGAATCACTGGAGAAATTAAGTAAAGAGAAAGATTTTAATTTCAAATGGGTTAGGCTGTTTTATATGTACGGAGAAGGTCAAAATCCTAAATCACTTTTTTCTCAACTGGATAAAACAATAACCACCGGCGAGCAGGTATTTAATATGAGTGGTG contains:
- a CDS encoding NAD(P)-dependent oxidoreductase yields the protein MKVLVTGATGFIGNYVVQELLERDHMVIATSTNKENAQKKKWFSNVNYIPFDLGGYDNSVDYFSFFNQPDCMIHLAWEGLPNYKDSFHIEVNLPRHLQFLNNLISNGLSDLTVTGTCFEYGMQEGSLDEDMPSLPQNPYGIAKNRLRESLEKLSKEKDFNFKWVRLFYMYGEGQNPKSLFSQLDKTITTGEQVFNMSGGMQTRDYLPVSKVAEYIVSIALQKKVEGIINCCSGLPVKILDLLNEYLLSKGADIKLNPGYYPYPDYEPMHFWGNNKKLLKALSVRG